One part of the Cyclobacteriaceae bacterium genome encodes these proteins:
- a CDS encoding CoA transferase subunit A, producing MIHKVVANADEAIHDIPDNAVLMLGGFGLSGIPENSISALLRKGVKGLTCISNNAGVDDFGIGQLLKTRQVKKMISSYVGENAEFERQLLSGELEVDLIPQGTLAERIRAGGAGIPAFYTPAGVGTEVAEGKEVREFYGKMYLMEHWLRADFALIKAWKGDTTGNLVYRGTSRNFNPMMAAAGKITIAEVEELVPVGELDPNQIHTPGIYVQRIFQGKNYEKRIEQRTIR from the coding sequence ATGATCCATAAAGTTGTAGCCAATGCCGATGAGGCCATACATGACATACCCGACAATGCAGTTTTGATGCTGGGCGGGTTCGGTCTTTCGGGTATCCCTGAAAATTCCATTTCCGCTTTGCTGCGCAAAGGCGTGAAAGGACTAACCTGTATTTCGAACAATGCCGGGGTTGACGATTTCGGGATTGGGCAGCTACTGAAAACCCGGCAAGTAAAAAAAATGATTTCCTCCTACGTTGGCGAGAATGCCGAATTCGAAAGACAATTGTTATCGGGTGAATTAGAAGTTGACTTAATTCCGCAGGGCACCCTGGCCGAACGCATACGCGCTGGCGGTGCCGGTATACCCGCCTTTTATACACCAGCCGGTGTAGGGACCGAAGTAGCCGAAGGAAAAGAAGTGCGGGAATTTTATGGCAAAATGTACCTGATGGAACATTGGCTGCGTGCTGATTTTGCTTTAATTAAAGCCTGGAAAGGCGATACGACCGGCAACCTGGTTTACCGCGGAACGTCAAGAAACTTTAACCCCATGATGGCCGCGGCTGGCAAAATTACCATAGCCGAAGTGGAGGAACTGGTGCCGGTTGGCGAACTGGATCCAAACCAAATACACACACCCGGCATTTATGTGCAGCGGATTTTTCAGGGAAAGAATTATGAGAAGCGGATTGAACAGAGAACGATTCGGTAA
- a CDS encoding bifunctional riboflavin kinase/FAD synthetase — translation MKIYHTLEDFTRLHNAVVTSGTFDGVHVGHQKILSRVKEVAEKIQGETVVLTFWPHPRLVLYPEDTSLKLLNTFEEKAELLREEGIQHLIRIPFTKEFSELSSEDFITRILVNTIGTKKLVIGYDHRFGHNREGSFEELKKNGPRYGFDVEEIPQQDVDHVAVSSTKIRKALESGDLETATHFLGRPYSLSGRVIKGDRLGRLMGFPTANIDIDTHYKLVPAEGIYAVQVTYGHEIFGGMLYIGHRPTVGGSHKSIEVNIFDFDKDIYGESLTIRFLNLIRHDAKFNDLDDLKQQLHRDKEDALKLLKKYL, via the coding sequence ATGAAAATTTATCATACCCTTGAAGATTTTACCCGGCTGCACAACGCAGTTGTTACCAGTGGAACCTTTGATGGTGTACACGTAGGCCATCAAAAAATACTGTCGCGTGTTAAAGAAGTGGCCGAAAAAATACAAGGCGAAACTGTGGTATTAACCTTTTGGCCACACCCACGATTGGTGCTGTATCCGGAGGACACCAGTTTGAAGTTACTCAATACATTTGAAGAGAAAGCCGAACTGTTACGTGAAGAAGGGATTCAGCACCTTATCCGGATCCCGTTTACAAAAGAATTTTCCGAACTCTCGTCAGAAGATTTTATTACCCGTATTTTGGTAAACACTATCGGAACAAAAAAATTAGTAATCGGATACGATCACCGGTTTGGGCACAACCGCGAAGGCAGCTTTGAAGAACTGAAAAAAAACGGGCCCCGCTATGGCTTTGATGTGGAAGAAATACCCCAGCAGGATGTTGACCACGTTGCCGTAAGTTCTACCAAAATCAGAAAAGCCCTTGAGAGTGGCGACCTTGAAACCGCAACACATTTTCTGGGCAGGCCTTATAGCTTATCGGGAAGGGTAATTAAAGGCGACCGCCTAGGCAGGTTGATGGGTTTTCCCACAGCGAATATTGATATTGATACGCACTACAAACTCGTTCCGGCAGAAGGAATATATGCGGTACAGGTAACTTATGGCCACGAAATTTTTGGGGGCATGTTGTACATTGGGCACCGCCCCACCGTTGGCGGCTCACACAAATCCATTGAAGTAAATATTTTTGATTTTGATAAAGACATCTATGGCGAATCACTCACTATTCGCTTTTTAAACCTAATCCGGCACGATGCCAAATTCAACGATTTGGACGATTTGAAACAGCAACTTCATCGCGACAAAGAAGACGCGTTAAAACTGCTCAAAAAGTATTTGTGA
- a CDS encoding four helix bundle protein, with translation MDVSKKKYNPELKENLIVTLTFQFALNIVRFTEKLEADRKFIVAKQLIRCGTSIGANVREAQDAESKADFIHKVKIAAKEADETEYWLEICHQSENYPDCEELLAQILSIKKVLSKIIATSKNNRINSSTN, from the coding sequence ATGGATGTTAGCAAAAAGAAATATAATCCTGAATTAAAAGAAAATCTGATTGTCACGCTAACGTTTCAATTCGCACTTAACATCGTAAGATTTACAGAGAAACTTGAGGCTGACCGGAAATTTATTGTTGCTAAACAATTAATCCGTTGCGGCACATCAATTGGTGCAAATGTGCGTGAAGCACAGGATGCCGAGTCAAAGGCGGATTTTATTCACAAAGTAAAAATCGCTGCAAAAGAAGCAGACGAAACTGAGTATTGGCTGGAAATCTGTCATCAATCTGAAAATTACCCTGACTGTGAGGAACTGTTAGCTCAAATTCTTAGCATTAAAAAGGTGCTATCAAAAATTATTGCAACATCAAAGAATAACCGAATTAACTCATCAACGAATTAG
- a CDS encoding YdcF family protein, whose product MLLFFSNDFIANEVMMAWEVPATPFHKITKNYSYGILLTGVTSTDTQPDDRVYFHRGADRVVHTVELFKRGVISHVIIAGGSGRLVTEGRKEADDIYKALLLMGVDSTALLIENESRNTYESAVNVKKMLGPEYENLLLITSAYHMRRSRGCFEKAGLSVDVFSTDFYTHPRTFTPDVLFVPKVDALLAWQRMIREWIGIVAYKWAGYM is encoded by the coding sequence ATGCTCCTGTTCTTTTCCAACGACTTTATAGCCAATGAAGTGATGATGGCCTGGGAAGTGCCTGCCACACCGTTTCATAAAATCACTAAGAACTATTCATATGGAATTTTACTCACGGGCGTAACCAGCACCGATACACAACCCGATGACCGGGTTTACTTTCATCGTGGGGCCGACCGGGTAGTTCACACGGTTGAGTTGTTTAAACGCGGGGTTATCAGCCATGTGATAATTGCCGGGGGTAGTGGAAGGTTGGTTACCGAGGGCAGGAAGGAGGCCGATGATATTTATAAAGCGCTTTTGCTCATGGGCGTTGATTCAACGGCCCTGCTCATCGAAAATGAATCGCGCAATACGTATGAGTCGGCAGTGAATGTAAAAAAGATGCTTGGCCCGGAATATGAAAACCTTCTTTTGATCACATCGGCCTACCATATGCGCAGGTCGAGAGGTTGTTTTGAAAAGGCCGGGCTTTCGGTTGATGTTTTTTCGACAGATTTTTATACGCACCCCCGTACGTTTACACCCGATGTGCTCTTCGTTCCGAAGGTAGATGCACTGCTTGCCTGGCAACGGATGATCAGGGAATGGATTGGTATCGTGGCCTATAAATGGGCAGGCTATATGTAA
- the gldC gene encoding gliding motility protein GldC — MRKTNINFTVELDSNNVPDIIRWDASDKPDAAPTETKAISISLWDEKQKNTLRIDLWTKDMPVDEMKRFYIDCLGGLAQSILTATGDDYIANETHALCDRLVAHLKQNSK, encoded by the coding sequence ATGCGCAAAACCAATATAAACTTCACGGTAGAACTTGACAGCAACAACGTGCCAGATATCATCCGCTGGGACGCCTCCGACAAACCCGATGCGGCCCCTACAGAAACAAAAGCCATCAGCATTTCACTTTGGGATGAAAAACAAAAAAACACCCTTCGTATTGACCTCTGGACGAAGGATATGCCCGTTGATGAAATGAAGCGGTTCTATATCGATTGCCTGGGCGGACTTGCACAAAGCATTTTAACAGCCACAGGCGATGACTATATAGCCAACGAGACCCACGCCCTGTGCGACAGGCTGGTGGCCCACCTTAAACAAAACAGTAAGTAA
- a CDS encoding CoA transferase subunit B has product MLDKNGIAKRIAQEVKDGMYINLGIGIPTLVANYIPNNLNVVLQSENGLLGIGPFPTEDKVDADLINAGKQTITMMPGSSLFSSAESFAMIRGGHIHLTILGAMEVSENGDIANWKVPGKMVKGMGGAMDLVASASNIIVAMQHCSKEGASKLLKKCTLPITGLKCVKKIVTDLAVLDVLPQGGFKLLERAPGVTVEQIKNATEGKLIVDGDIPEILI; this is encoded by the coding sequence ATGTTAGATAAAAACGGTATAGCAAAACGCATCGCGCAGGAAGTCAAAGATGGCATGTACATCAACTTAGGCATTGGCATTCCCACATTGGTAGCCAATTACATTCCCAATAACCTGAACGTTGTGCTGCAATCCGAAAACGGATTATTAGGCATAGGTCCCTTTCCCACCGAAGATAAAGTAGATGCAGACCTGATTAATGCCGGCAAACAAACCATTACCATGATGCCCGGCTCATCGCTATTCAGTTCAGCCGAAAGCTTTGCTATGATACGGGGCGGCCACATTCATCTTACCATACTCGGGGCCATGGAAGTATCTGAAAATGGCGACATAGCTAACTGGAAAGTTCCGGGCAAAATGGTAAAGGGCATGGGGGGTGCTATGGACCTTGTTGCTTCGGCCAGCAACATTATCGTAGCCATGCAACATTGCAGCAAAGAAGGTGCATCAAAACTGTTGAAGAAATGCACATTGCCCATAACGGGATTAAAGTGTGTTAAGAAAATAGTTACCGACTTAGCCGTTCTGGATGTGCTGCCGCAGGGAGGCTTCAAACTTCTTGAACGGGCACCCGGAGTTACCGTTGAACAGATAAAAAATGCTACGGAAGGAAAACTCATTGTAGATGGTGATATTCCTGAAATACTGATTTGA
- the truB gene encoding tRNA pseudouridine(55) synthase TruB: METPPDTHDRILLINKPLRWTSFDVVNKLRYILKMKKIGHAGTLDPLATGLLIICTGKMTKRIEEFMGLEKEYTGTLVLGQTTPSHDLETPVSEAKEIGHITLADVQQHAKKFTGKLTQIPPAHSAIKIGGKRAYALARKGKEPELKPREVEVAEFEIIAYQQPAVTFRIVCSKGTYIRSLVRDLGNSLGVGAYLSQLCRTRIGPYKLSDSVGVEEVNP, translated from the coding sequence ATGGAAACCCCCCCTGACACGCACGATCGTATCCTTCTGATCAATAAGCCCCTCCGCTGGACCTCTTTTGACGTGGTCAATAAGTTGCGCTACATTTTAAAAATGAAAAAGATAGGGCATGCCGGAACCCTCGATCCACTGGCCACAGGCCTGCTTATTATCTGCACGGGTAAAATGACCAAGCGCATTGAGGAGTTTATGGGATTGGAGAAAGAATATACGGGCACGCTTGTGCTGGGGCAAACAACACCCTCGCACGACCTGGAAACACCAGTATCGGAAGCCAAGGAAATCGGCCATATTACCTTGGCAGATGTTCAGCAACACGCAAAAAAATTTACCGGTAAACTTACACAAATACCCCCTGCCCATTCGGCCATAAAAATTGGTGGCAAAAGAGCGTACGCCCTTGCGCGAAAAGGAAAAGAACCTGAGCTGAAACCACGGGAGGTCGAGGTTGCTGAGTTTGAAATAATAGCCTACCAACAACCAGCCGTCACCTTCCGGATTGTTTGTTCCAAAGGTACCTACATACGTAGCCTTGTACGCGACCTGGGTAATTCGCTTGGTGTTGGCGCTTATCTTTCACAACTTTGCCGCACCCGTATCGGTCCTTATAAACTAAGTGACAGTGTTGGGGTTGAAGAGGTTAATCCATGA
- a CDS encoding TonB-dependent receptor, protein MEKFYKRSMGLALTLLLATTIAYAQTTISGTVKDAVSGDALAGVNIVVKGRVQGTITNTRGEFNLSVSQAPPLTLVFSFIGYTSQEIEITDANTSGLSISMQESFLLGQEVVISASRVEESIIKSPVTIEKVDLLAIQQTSAPDFFDALQNVKGVQVASGSLNFTQVNTRGFASIANVRFVQLVDGMDTSAPLLNFPTGNIVAMSELDAESMELVPGAASALYGPNAFNGILMMKSKSPFEYQGLSAMFKGGMTNSDAGGSNPMYNFGFRYAKAFNNKFAFKVNFSLLQATDWTGNDYQTDRLRPNSTINLSGTPNFDGLNLYGDETPIPVPVPANFGGPLDLRRTGFREQDILDNNDARSMKYDAALHYRINDNLELLYNYRFGGGSSIYQGTEKYALRDFTQNFHKLELKGDNFFVRGYRTETRDGDSWNMSAQGGFMNEYYSPTATKWAPEYAQTYVLAMQGYWPGVQAGNMEAAHAAARAYADRDRPAVGTQAFNDLVNQVRTNLFQRTPPGSSFVDNSRLYHGEFNYQFKQIEVVDFMVGGNVRQYDLFSDGTVFNEDPEGDGKNERVKIFEYGVYGQLAKTLGESLRLTGSLRYDKNENFDGRITPRVSAVYTFNETHNIRASYQTGFRNPDTQAQFIYFPATGGTLLGSTEANAGRYGVHNGGAWTQSSYNAFRQSGGVLNPDGSTSGGNSNLLVTANIPYVQPERLTSFEIGYKGLYSNTFLVDLNAYYTKYTDFIGDEIVAAKFQTTHQNVTSNPGKLFSLYSNNPETVDSYGVGLGVTYNLPKGYSVNGSYNYATFKAPGDSEDFRSGFNTPENKVNVGFGNRKLTKNLGFNVNYRWQQGFRWESSFGDWDVPEFGVLDAQVSYRIPSIKTIAKLGGTNLLGGDYRTNFGAPFVGQQIYLSLTFDEFFR, encoded by the coding sequence ATGGAGAAGTTTTACAAACGTTCGATGGGGCTGGCACTAACCCTGCTGTTGGCCACCACGATTGCTTACGCACAAACCACCATATCCGGAACCGTAAAGGATGCTGTTTCAGGTGATGCCCTGGCGGGGGTTAACATCGTGGTGAAAGGCCGGGTACAAGGTACCATTACCAACACCCGGGGTGAGTTTAATCTTTCGGTGAGCCAGGCACCCCCGTTAACTTTAGTTTTTTCATTTATCGGTTACACCTCGCAAGAAATTGAAATCACCGATGCTAACACCTCAGGTTTAAGCATTTCAATGCAGGAGAGCTTTCTCTTAGGACAGGAAGTGGTTATCTCCGCTTCGCGCGTAGAAGAGAGCATTATTAAATCTCCGGTAACCATTGAAAAAGTGGATCTCTTAGCCATCCAGCAAACTTCTGCACCCGATTTCTTTGATGCGCTTCAAAATGTTAAAGGTGTTCAGGTCGCTTCCGGTAGTCTAAATTTCACGCAGGTCAATACGCGTGGATTTGCCTCCATTGCCAACGTACGTTTTGTGCAATTGGTGGATGGGATGGACACTTCTGCACCACTATTAAACTTCCCGACAGGAAACATTGTAGCCATGAGTGAACTGGATGCCGAAAGTATGGAGTTGGTGCCCGGTGCAGCCTCTGCTCTTTATGGCCCAAACGCTTTCAATGGTATTTTAATGATGAAAAGCAAAAGCCCGTTTGAATACCAGGGCCTTAGCGCCATGTTTAAAGGAGGCATGACAAATTCAGATGCAGGCGGCAGCAACCCGATGTATAACTTTGGGTTCCGCTATGCAAAAGCATTCAATAACAAATTTGCTTTCAAAGTTAATTTCTCCCTGCTGCAAGCTACCGACTGGACGGGCAACGACTACCAAACCGATCGCTTGCGGCCTAATTCAACCATTAACTTAAGCGGGACACCAAACTTTGATGGATTGAATCTCTACGGGGATGAAACACCTATACCGGTGCCCGTACCAGCTAACTTTGGTGGCCCCTTGGATTTGCGCAGGACTGGTTTCCGTGAGCAAGACATTTTGGATAATAACGATGCGCGTAGCATGAAATACGATGCTGCCTTACACTACCGCATTAACGATAACCTTGAACTTCTTTACAACTATCGTTTTGGTGGCGGTAGCTCCATTTACCAGGGAACAGAAAAATATGCCTTACGTGACTTTACCCAAAACTTCCACAAACTGGAATTAAAAGGCGATAACTTTTTCGTTCGTGGGTACAGGACCGAAACACGTGATGGCGACTCCTGGAACATGAGTGCGCAAGGTGGCTTTATGAATGAATACTATAGCCCTACCGCCACGAAATGGGCGCCTGAATATGCACAAACCTATGTATTGGCTATGCAGGGATACTGGCCTGGGGTACAGGCAGGTAATATGGAAGCTGCACATGCAGCAGCCCGAGCTTATGCTGACCGTGATCGCCCTGCCGTTGGCACCCAGGCCTTTAACGATTTAGTTAACCAAGTGCGCACTAATTTATTTCAACGAACACCTCCCGGTTCTTCTTTTGTAGATAATTCACGCCTGTACCATGGCGAATTCAATTACCAATTCAAACAAATAGAAGTGGTAGATTTTATGGTTGGTGGAAACGTTCGCCAGTACGACTTATTCAGTGACGGAACGGTATTTAACGAAGACCCTGAAGGTGATGGCAAAAATGAGCGGGTTAAAATTTTTGAATACGGTGTGTACGGCCAATTGGCTAAAACCCTTGGCGAGTCACTACGCTTAACCGGTTCATTGCGGTATGATAAAAATGAAAACTTCGATGGCCGTATTACCCCTCGCGTATCTGCCGTTTATACCTTCAATGAAACCCACAACATCAGGGCATCATACCAAACCGGTTTCCGTAACCCTGATACACAAGCACAGTTTATATATTTCCCGGCAACCGGTGGTACATTACTTGGAAGTACTGAAGCCAATGCCGGACGCTATGGGGTTCATAACGGAGGGGCATGGACACAATCTTCTTATAACGCATTTAGACAATCGGGAGGTGTTTTGAATCCTGATGGTTCAACATCAGGAGGTAATTCTAACTTATTGGTTACAGCCAACATCCCTTATGTTCAACCCGAGCGGTTAACATCGTTCGAAATTGGCTACAAAGGACTTTACTCTAACACCTTCTTAGTGGATTTAAATGCGTACTACACAAAGTATACAGACTTTATTGGTGATGAAATTGTTGCTGCCAAATTTCAAACAACCCATCAAAATGTTACTTCTAATCCGGGCAAGCTTTTCTCATTGTACTCTAACAACCCTGAAACGGTCGATTCCTATGGTGTTGGTTTAGGGGTTACATACAACTTGCCCAAAGGTTACAGCGTAAACGGATCGTACAATTACGCCACTTTCAAAGCCCCCGGTGATTCCGAAGATTTCCGTTCGGGATTCAACACGCCAGAAAACAAAGTAAACGTTGGTTTTGGTAACCGTAAGCTCACCAAAAACCTTGGCTTCAACGTTAATTACCGTTGGCAACAGGGTTTCCGTTGGGAGTCTTCCTTTGGTGATTGGGATGTGCCTGAATTTGGTGTATTGGATGCGCAGGTTAGCTACAGAATACCTTCCATTAAAACCATTGCTAAACTTGGGGGTACCAACCTGTTGGGTGGTGACTACCGCACAAACTTTGGTGCCCCTTTCGTAGGGCAGCAAATTTATTTGTCATTAACGTTTGATGAGTTCTTCAGATAG
- a CDS encoding undecaprenyl-diphosphate phosphatase: MSILESVFLAIIEGLTEFLPVSSTGHIIIGSSLMGISSHPFTKVFTVAIQFGAILSVVVLYWKKFLQSLDFYYKLAFAFVPAAIIGFLLDDYIDALLERVEVVGFMLIIGGVIFLFVDKVFEVNEKNIDQQITYPVALKIGFFQCLAMVPGVSRSAATIIGGLTQKLNKKTAAEFSFFLAVPTMFAATAYKMYSFYKTGQAFTTHEVNLLIVGNVVAFIVALIAIKSFIALLTRHGFKVFGYYRIIVGLVILILYYMGIDLAIV; encoded by the coding sequence ATGTCAATACTTGAATCTGTCTTCCTTGCCATTATTGAAGGCTTAACCGAATTTTTACCCGTATCTTCTACGGGGCATATTATCATTGGCTCTTCTTTAATGGGCATTTCTTCGCATCCCTTTACCAAGGTATTTACAGTTGCCATACAGTTTGGCGCAATCTTGTCCGTAGTGGTGCTGTATTGGAAAAAATTCCTGCAGTCGCTCGACTTTTATTACAAGCTTGCATTTGCCTTTGTGCCGGCCGCTATTATCGGCTTTTTATTAGATGATTATATTGATGCCCTGCTTGAACGGGTTGAAGTTGTTGGGTTTATGCTTATCATTGGCGGTGTTATTTTTCTTTTTGTTGATAAGGTTTTCGAAGTCAATGAAAAAAACATCGATCAGCAAATAACCTACCCGGTGGCGCTCAAGATAGGTTTCTTTCAATGCCTTGCCATGGTACCCGGTGTATCACGATCCGCAGCCACCATTATTGGCGGATTAACGCAAAAGTTAAATAAAAAAACAGCTGCAGAATTCTCATTCTTTTTGGCCGTACCAACCATGTTTGCTGCAACGGCATACAAAATGTACTCCTTTTACAAAACCGGCCAGGCTTTTACAACGCACGAAGTTAACCTGTTGATTGTTGGTAATGTTGTGGCGTTTATCGTTGCCCTTATCGCTATAAAATCATTCATCGCGTTACTTACCAGGCATGGATTTAAGGTATTTGGTTACTACAGGATTATTGTAGGATTAGTCATCCTGATACTCTACTACATGGGCATTGATCTGGCGATTGTATAA
- a CDS encoding DUF3098 domain-containing protein, producing MESKLPFTKKNYQLMVIGLLTLVIGFTIMSIDKADYGFGFFGLTLGPLIVLAGFAIEIFAIMHRAEEKK from the coding sequence ATGGAAAGCAAACTACCCTTTACTAAAAAGAATTACCAACTTATGGTTATTGGCCTTTTAACCCTGGTTATTGGCTTTACCATTATGTCGATAGACAAGGCCGATTATGGTTTTGGCTTTTTCGGCTTGACCTTAGGGCCGCTTATTGTGTTAGCTGGTTTTGCCATCGAGATTTTTGCCATCATGCATCGCGCTGAAGAAAAGAAATAA